One part of the Quercus lobata isolate SW786 chromosome 7, ValleyOak3.0 Primary Assembly, whole genome shotgun sequence genome encodes these proteins:
- the LOC115951618 gene encoding uncharacterized protein LOC115951618: MKGLKIKLPMGNESEISLTSKLLGKRKKRNMHTNNSVIFLGERAVSPRGPNAVTLKQETISPDNIIQGNKEAEGAIDNEQAGAEIVSPDPQGYNNGQGDHFNCSGIIASLLQSAHTSKESSSSDMPLCVEVEGEKSVTLAKQELRGAPEKTFETHIPEETADGAGANTAAALTSMPSEQDVPDAVVFLDSDLRGDNEEIGTYSPDRVSCKSFGPSLFHMASTFFETSSDATSSVDNNLKQVGSYRVSAEFAPTLHAIIKEHGDIARNCRLMSPEMLKDILEKVCTAVQNLQQLPSSKLKEDHLTSLNDVIFVAESVNLDVEWLRHYHDEIWETVNQIPHYKNLKTELVKTTEMFELRKRDHDFMKLEIMKLQSALRMVEAELEGMTDKMDDLQREIRDVQPKLQQFHHRFVGHGLL; encoded by the exons ATGAAGGGTTTGAAGATCAAATTGCCAATGGGTAACGAAAGTGAAATCAGTTTGACCTCAAAATTGTTGGGTAAGCGGAAGAAAAGAAATATGCATACCAATAATTCCGTCATATTCCTTGGGGAGAGAGCTGTTTCACCAAGGGGTCCAAATGCTGTCACATTGAAGCAAG AAACCATTTCTCCTGACAACATAATTCAAGGAAATAAGGAAGCAGAAGGTGCAATAGACAATGAACAAGCAG GTGCAGAAATAGTATCTCCTGACCCTCAAGGATATAACAATGGACAGGGTGATCATTTTAACTGCAGTGGCATTATTGCATCACTTCTTCAAAGTGCACATACCTCTAAAGAGTCATCTAGCTCAGATATGCCACTTTGTGTTGAAGTTGAAGGAGAAAAAAGTGTAACATTGGCTAAGCAAGAACTTAGAGGTGCCCCAGAAAAAACATTTGAGACCCACATTCCTGAGGAAACTGCTGATGGTGCTGGTGCCAATACTGCTGCCGCTTTAACATCCATGCCTTCAGAACAAGATGTCCCAGATGCAGTTGTTTTTCTGGACTCTGATCTTCGAGGAGATAATGAAGAAATTGGTACATACAGCCCAGATCGTGTGAGCTGTAAGAGTTTTGGTCCGTCACTTTTTCACATGGCAAGCACCTTCTTTGAAACTAGCTCTGATGCAACAAGCTCAGTGGATAACAATCTTAAACAAGTTGGTTCATATCGTGTGAGTGCTGAGTTTGCTCCGACTCTTCATGCCATAATTAAGGAGCATGGTGACATTGCAAGAAATTGCAGGCTCATGTCTCCTGAGATGTTAAAGGACATACTGGAGAAAGTTTGCACAGCTGTTCAGAATCTGCAGCAATTACCATCTAGTAAGCTCAAGGAGGATCATCTAACTTCTCTAAATGATGTTATATTTGTTGCTGAAAGTGTGAATCTGGATGTAGAATGGCTTCGCCACTATCATGATGAAATATGGGAGACTGTGAATCAAATTCCTCACTACAAAAATCTGAAAACTGAATTAGTAAAAACAACTGAAATGTTTGAATTAAGGAAGAGAGATCATGACTTTATGAAGCTTGAAATAATGAAGTTGCAATCAGCATTACGAATGGTTGAGGCTGAGTTGGAAGGTATGACAGACAAAATGGATGATCTACAGAGGGAGATACGTGATGTTCAACCCAAATTGCAACAATTCCATCACAGATTCGTGGGGCATGGGTTGCTGTAG
- the LOC115951619 gene encoding sugar transport protein 10-like codes for MLQEDNAQREGKKYGGKVTLLVLVICLVAATGGLIFGYDVGVTAGATTSNEFLRKFFPSVYIKMKCEMDKEDGYCKFDSQMLTLFASSVYMAAMVAPIFASSVTTAYGRRTSMILGGLVFFVGSLLGGAAMNIEMLIIGRLLLGVGVGFGNQSVPVYLSEMAPTKLRGALNIFFQMAITVGILVSSLVHYSTANLGGDWGWRFPLGFAAILGLIMALGSLLLPDTPNSILTKGQNGKAKELLQKIRGTEEVEEEFQELFKASEAAKKVENPWKNITERRHRPQLVLCILIPFFQQLTGINVVMFYAPVLFKTLGFGDRAALMSAVLAGIVNVLATLVAILLVDKLGRRFLFFQGAIQMIICQTTVAVMIGLRYGSTGEGFFTTTEANTALFLICAYVAAFAWSWGPLGWLVPSEICPLEIRSVGQAINVSLNMTLTFAINQGFLSMLCYMKFGLFFFFVLFQIMMTIFIYFFVPETKRVPIEDMKRVWKAHWFWQDFVPDY; via the exons ATGTTACAAGAAGATAATGCtcaaagagagggaaaaaaatatggAGGCAAGGTCACCCTCCTtgtgttggtgatttgtttggttgctgCTACAGGTGGTCTCATCTTTGGTTATGATGTCGGAGTTACAG CAGGGGCGACTACATCAAACGAGTTTCTAAGGAAGTTCTTCCCATCAGTgtatataaaaatgaaatgtgaaATGGATAAGGAAGATGGGTACTGCAAATTTGATAGCCAGATGCTTACATTGTTCGCCTCCTCCGTTTATATGGCAGCAATGGTAGCTCCCATCTTCGCTTCTTCAGTAACGACGGCCTATGGCAGGAGAACCTCAATGATTTTGGGAGGTCTGGTCTTCTTTGTTGGATCACTCCTAGGCGGTGCTGCCATGaacatagagatgctcatcatTGGTCGTTTGTTgcttggtgttggtgttggctTTGGAAATCAG TCTGTTCCAGTTTATCTATCTGAAATGGCACCAACAAAGCTTAGAGGAGCACTAAACATTTTTTTCCAAATGGCCATTACAGTTGGTATTCTAGTTTCTTCCCTTGTTCACTATAGCACAGCCAACCTTGGGGGTGATTGGGGCTGGAGATTTCCTTTAGGCTTTGCAGCCATTCTCGGATTAATCATGGCTCTTGGATCTCTATTACTTCCAGACACTCCCAATTCCATTCTTACAAAAGGCCAAAATGGCAAGGCAAAGGAACTGTTACAAAAAATTCGCGGGACGGAGGAAGTGGAAGAGGAGTTTCAAGAACTTTTTAAAGCAAGTGAGGCTGCAAAGAAAGTGGAAAACCCCTGGAAGAACATCACAGAAAGAAGACATAGGCCTCAACTTGTGCTTTGCATTCTCATTCCATTCTTCCAGCAGCTCACTGGCATTAATGTTGTGATGTTCTATGCACCTGTTTTGTTTAAGACTTTGGGTTTTGGTGACCGTGCTGCACTGATGTCGGCAGTCCTTGCTGGCATTGTTAATGTCCTTGCCACATTGGTTGCCATCCTCTTAGTTGACAAGCTAGGGAGAaggtttttgttctttcaaGGTGCCATACAAATGATTATTTGCCAG ACTACAGTAGCCGTCATGATAGGCCTGAGGTATGGGTCCACTGGTGAAGGATTCTTTACAACGACAGAAGCCAATACGGCCTTGTTCTTAATCTGTGCTTATGTAGCTGCATTTGCATGGTCTTGGGGTCCATTGGGGTGGTTGGTACCCAGTGAAATTTGCCCCCTAGAGATTCGATCAGTAGGACAAGCCATCAATGTCTCCCTTAACATGACGCTGACCTTTGCTATTAATCAAGGCTTCCTCTCTATGCTTTGCTACATGAAGTTtggtctcttcttcttctttgtattATTTCAGATCATGATGactattttcatatatttctttGTGCCCGAGACGAAGAGAGTCCCAATTGAGGATATGAAGAGAGTCTGGAAGGCACATTGGTTTTGGCAAGATTTTGTACCAGATTATTAG